The genomic window tttttaatattgatgtccaattgacaaccaaacatgcgtaacgaaccgttttgaaactttgtaatatttattcaacatgttagaatgaacattcaaccaaaaaaatttagaataaatagtcttatatttgacaattcaacataaacaacaggtatagccataggtgttttttgcctttatacatgctctagtcaaaacaggttatatacagcagaccaaacagtgaagaacagtgaaaaaatatataccatctaacacaaaaagtgtttagaggccatctctttatgagtttaggtattgcggcccatcacctgatgaaaactatgtacacacaatcaagcttcttgaacacacatttatatacacaaattgagaatgctgattgtgggggggaaaaaatatatataacattggaaaaaaaagtattttcaaaaatatttacaataaacaagttaaatttttgtcaGGCTTGCCActctgaaaagcagtttcgtcctgcaattagacacagggctacatcacacagctcacacttccatggggtgttggtcctctttccacccttccattttcatttcactttactttcattatcactataaatgtacatgaaaaaagtcagtatttatgaaaataataaagtatgaaataaaaatatatacagcaataaataataatggaaatctatatgtatgacaatagaaagaataccatagctgaatatgtgctacatccctaatcttcatatagaaagtagaacaccacaaattataaattcctgcctgggatacccacagtgcacgtacgactttgatctgatatgcacattttattattatattcaaaaacacacacttatattgcatcaaaattaactttgtcttgcaatataaaaagaaactttcaaaagaaactttttcatcataaaaaaaaaaaagagtgagttggcttacctctgctcgtcgatggcgtcacccacgtgttcaaattcactcgaggactcttccgaagaagacgatgatgacgaatttggaccatcctcttcctcaagttgatcaaaaagcacaatttcttgcgctaaatttagttttccattcattgtcaaagtcacacaaagtcgctgctcgaaccaaacggccgtcgctcgccacctcgctgcttcagaacactcctcccctctcgttcggtagaacctcgcgcggcagttatatttataaaaaaaaaaaaaaaaacgcattttgtgcttccactgtgacttcgaaagggttcgtttgatttgtgtttttttcatggagcttccgttttgaaaaaggacaagaaatgatggaaatatagacataaacaaatgatccatgcagcgttttgatgtttttttgagaggacaataaaactataaaacttaaatgacaatatctcacgttctagttggtcgattgacttcaaataataacgagagtaaaccgcaacttccgcactttaaaacgagaccaaccaaaggcataagggtgacgtaattaaaacgtgagggcgcttcaaagacgacgtgcgctgaggacgcgccggcgcgtccttcgactctcaagggttaaggggggttttaatgtaaaatttctataacttgtactaacattgatcttttaagaactacaagtctttctatccatggatctctttaacagaatgttaatgccatcttgttgatttattgttataataaacaaatacagtacttatgtacagtatgttgaatgtcttgtgtcttatctttccattccaacaataatttacagaaaaatatggcatattttatagatggtttgaattgcgattaattaagattaattaatttttaagctgtgattaactcgattagaaattttaaccgtttgacagcccttaaatATACATATCGATATATATAACACAACAAAAGTGGAGCAGGGCAAATCCAATTTGGACACTtgcgagaaaaaaaatgtgaacagtCTGCCTTAAAAATCAGACTTGAGGACGAAACAGcttggaatcagatatgcctgcagtctgaacgcaaCTTTAGAGAAGATCTGGCTTACGCTTAGAGGCTCTAAATACAAATTCTATACAAGATGGACCGCTTTCCAGATGTATGCCAGGGCCTTTAACTTCCCTCAGATTccggattgattttttccctcctACCACTGGACACAAAAACCCATATTTTTATATGTAAATACTAGTATTGTTgtatgttgatttttggtcaactcaatttttgaagatCTATTTGGAACTACTTGGCACTGCTGACCTACAGGAGACATCGTCATATTGTATCTTTTTATGATGTTGAGATactgtttatgtgtgtgtgtttttttttctttttgtttggtAAGTATGGgtattttttgctttgtttcAGGGGCAACTGTCCCCCCACACGTTATGGTCACAACGGTTGTGAGTTTGATCTCGTTATTGCAGATGTATGGCAAATTTAACTTCTGTGACtgaaaaacagtaaaaataatgtttaaaaaatggcagccaatgagttaatttaataatttttaacttttaatgatttatttttcaataagaTTTGGGCATCTATTGCCTTCTATGTTAATGAAAAATGAGAGTTACCATAAGGTATGAAGGGTCTATCAGTGGGTGGCAGCAGGATGAAGTCTTTCTGTCCAGAGACGACGCAGTAAACATTTTCGTAAGGATCTTTGTGCACTGAAACAAGAAGTAGAAGAAATTGCCATTTTCTATGGTTTTCTATGGTTCTATGGGAAGTCGGTCAACATGGCGAACTGCTCTTACAGGAAGTGATGGCGTTGGCTTCACCGAGCCAGAAATTGACAGCATCCGGTTTCTTTCCTAgataaagaagaaaataataactGAAGGAGGTCATTAAGCACACTCACTCACCTAGCGCCACGCTCATCCAGACAACGTGCGCGTCCACATCGTCCGTCAGTTCGGGAAGTTCTTCCAGTAGGTTGGAGCACTGCTTCTGCACATACAACACGCCGTGTCGCTTCACCTGATGGACACACAGCTGTAAGCGCAACAAGTTGTGTTTTGACCTTTCCATGCATAACGTAAGCGCACCAAGTGTTGTTCTGACCTTCCCTTGAATAATGTCCAGCACAGAGGAAAAGCTCATGCGCCGCTCTTCAGGTGTAACGAACCGTCCGTCACGGACGGCGTCGGCGTAACCGTTAGGGGTCACTGCCACACTGATGACCTTGGAGCCCACCTTCTCCCTGTAGACAGGAAGCCGACGCTCAAGAGGTCCTGGGAGCTGTTGGCTGGCGGGTCTTCCTACCTGAGGTATGCGGGCGTCCACCTGGAGAGAGCCGGCCAATGGTTGAAGCCGTTTCGGACAATGCACGGCTTGTTGGGAGCGATCCAGTCGCGGTAGAAGTGCAGGGGGTCGGGCGGCCCATCTATGTATGGAACCGATTGGCTCAGATACAAATCTGAAACATTGTAAATGCAATACAAGTAAGCAGGAGAACTAGTAAGGAATATTATTTAGTAGAGTAGAGCAGTTGTAgtctttataatagtaattaagATATAAATAGCAAATCTAAGAATAATATGGGTGAGAAATCATATTAGCTCGACTGTCAGCAAAACGTCGTAACAAGTAATGCAGAAAAAAGTAGTAATAGGAAGTGAATTCGTGTAAAGTAGTAGAAGCACAGTACTTGATAGCAGTAAAAGACGTAGTACACTTGCTTATAAAGGACATAAGTAGCAATAGAAGCCCTACCGTGAGCCTCCAGTGAGAATTGAGCCAGTCGTTCTTTCACAGCGTCCATTTTTTCAGATTATGATAGAAAACGAACAGTAATTCCATCCTTAATCCTGTTTTTGGTCGTCAACCACATTGTCCATGCTGCTTTGTTTACACTTTCTGCGCATGCGTACTGTTTCTTCGTTGGCGGTCTGACTACTGGCTTGTGACATGTTTCTCTCTGCTGGCTGAAGAGGGAACTACATATTAAAGAAGTCGGTTTTTTCGTTTGAGAAAGTAGAACTAACTAAAACGTGCATAATATCAATAGAAATATTGTTGGaatatttaattaagttttaacaCAATACATACTACACTAAGGAGTTACAAATAATtgtatgcaagagactttttttttattaataatgatGAATTTTACTagagtaattttcggactataaaccgctaatttttgccctcattttgaatcctggggcctatagtccagtgcagtttatttgttgatttatttgggttaataggtaacactttatttaaaagcagcgtcataagactgtcataagaccgtcataattatgacatgacacgatcatgggcattactgaatgcttatgacgaatGTCAGTAATTGTCAACTGGCAAataatgtcactaactccatttatgtccagttttgatcttttacatccattcaaaagtgagataatttcccAACCTTTTCTTGAATTACACATCCATAAgccttgtgtgatgttttttttttttgttttttttttttttaatcaaaacaactacggGAGCAAATACAGGAAAGGCAGGAGATACAGAGCCTCACCTGCTTGttgaaaaatatatgtatgGATGTGACGATACACACGTCACGGTTCGATATGTACCCTGGTACGGGGGTCAAAGTTCGGTGCATGTTCAGTTCAACAGGAAAAACAGAAAGGCTTAGTTTCTCACACCATTTGAAAGTTACACCTCTTGGGGGGCCaagagacccccccccccttcttaaaacctagtgacgcccctggtcATCAAGTAGTTGACGAATAGACCAAAAccagatattttttttccagttaatGTTGCACAAATAAAGATTCACCATTACAGAGCACATACTGTATCTGTTGCTTCACAAACATGGGGTGCAATGTGGACTAAAATTGTGTCTGTGCATCAATGTCCAACACATCTGAGCTTGTTTATCGAACAAAGATCATTTTACTGGTAATCGTTAAATTTTGAAGTCACATTTAAGAATGAAATCCATTCCTTccactttttatcagagcatGGGGGGACTTAACCAAACAATATTGGTTTTTAAAAGAATGGTTTAAgccattttgtttttaacattGCATTCAATCTTTCAAAGTCAATGGCTTGTGTTCCCCCATCTTTAAAATTCTTTACTATCTCAGCTTTTTTCATATAATGGGTTTAAGTTTTCCAGATGAAACTGAAGTTCAATTGGTTTATTGCATTTAAGAATCTGTTAGGCATCGCAAGTGAGAATCTTTGTATGAAAGACACTGAGCATTGAATGACGTTTTCCCGAAAAATCAGTAGATTGAATGCGTCTGCGCAACCTACGTCACATCCGGAGATTTTCTATTGACAGTTAAGAGGGCGGATCTCTTCTgggaactttttttgttttgaattttttttccaaataattttttcatcaCATGAAATCTTTGGATCTTATCCAGGTTCGGCTGCAAGGACAACACAACGTTGcgtctttgtgacgtaagtaaagTAGGGCTGGCCGCGTCTGGGACTGTGCTAGCACTTAGCATGCTAACGAATCTGGTTTAGAATATCGATAGTAGAGTATACACAGAGACTCACGCAAAGCTCAATGGCAGACATAGACGTCCactccatttcaactgaaaaagctGACGCTGAATCTTCATGTTttaatgccactgacggcgatagacgtccagtacATTTGAACTGGTAGGACTGGCAGCGCTCTAGCCCGTCctgtaaatggattggacatttatccacaatcatagacttcataatataagtCTATGTTTATATTCTAAGTCTAAGCCCCAGCAATGCCAGACAATGATTTTTGTTAAAAACAGTGGAAAAATACATATCGTCAGAATTGATTGACATGACTTTCCAGGATAGCGCTGCAGTGAAGGAGACAGTTTGGATCTTCAGTCCAAATGGGGAACAGCGCTCTCAAATCCCACCTGGAAACGGCTCAGAAGACTGGAGTTTTCCAGCTCACTGGAAAAGGACTTCCTGAAGTGAGACCGCAGCATGTTACAGTAATATTGTGTGTTATAAAGTAATCATGATCTTTTCAATAGTCGGATGTTTCATTAATATGTAAGTACTATAATCAGCATGTTCTGGAACCATGTAGGTTCATAACTAGAAAGTGGTCTGGTATAACATGGTTTCGatagcagtggcgcctccagaaatttttcataggggtggccagatagggccacttaaaatcttggggtggccaaaactaaaagccatagtttcaggttttcattatattatttcagtaaaaaggtcaggggaaaacttaaagacttaaggacacggctactgatatactttggtgtgtagtgtaatatttgatgttactaatgatttaatgtgcctaGTCCattactgtccagtcaacattttgagttccacaacaattctgttttattgtgttatgtatatattaggcataaggtgtacatttaactagggctgtcaaacgattaaaatttttaatcgagttaatgacagcttaaaaattaattaatcgtaattaatcgcaattcaaaccatctctaaaatatgccatctttttctgtaaattattgttggaatggaaagataagacacaagacagatatatacattcaacatcctgtacataagtactttatttgtttattataacaataaatccacaagatggcattaactttattaacattctttctgtgaaagggatctactaatagaaagacttgtaattcttaaaggatacatgtgagtttgtatattgtgactaaatattgccatctagtgtatttgttgaactttcagtaaatgatactgtagcgagataactgttctgcccaaatgcataatgggaagtagtgcaaccatgactgtgtgtggtggctgcaaatgctatatcttcaaagcttttgccaattaaaagcacggccccaatgaatgcttgtatctactccactctgcctcttatctctgtatagagcctacccacgtaccacgtgctcactgtatggttccgcccacttgtccgtcattttgactctgtattagcattgttttcaattgatggcggaatttaaaatgcatttcatggaagacccggtgctttctgatgccgcaaactcactggatctgttgcataaaaggcgttatgaggaaaagcttcgttctatacagtcgccagatccatatttgacgcccaaatcgatgtttttcgacccactgtcttcgccctgtctgcctgacatctgctacgcagatatttacaattatcttgtccacactaaatcagcctattctcacgaaaatatgaaaaacttcaagagcttggaggcttataaatacttcgttgctggttgggtgaaacaggtcctcgtccacgaaaattcggcaggaatctatcttgtgcttggaaaggtgagttacgaaattttcaattcaaaatcttttgttattgctaacatccactgtcaagtctaatgtatttcatgtcgtttgtcaatggagttaaggcttttaatgtttatatggtttagcgatagcactctcactacatacatacgtgtatgttgtcggcgattagcctagcaatgatcttaattgtggttatttgtcagccccgtagacgaggccagtttctttcacttggtaccagctaaatattattaaaaaaataacgatggtggaagaaagggaagtcacaaacatcttgaatttgaaactatgtcgtactacgtcgtatgttgtcggcgattagcctcgcaatgatcttaattgtggttatttgtcagccccgtagacgaggccagtttctttcacttggtaccagctaaatattattcaaaaaataacgatggtggaagaaagggaagtcacaaacatcttgaatttgaaactatgtcgtactacgtcgtatgttgtcggcgattaggctagcaatgatcttaattgtggttgtcaggccaaaaccctctaaatatatactaaatgcatcttaccggatataaaatgactactacatagtctgtggtgattttttggtgtccagttttcacgtcgaattgcagccgtccatttcgctctcctctttggatccctcggaacacggtaaaacttcaagtctctccttccatcttctctgttagtgcaatcaacagccacacacgccttcaccattttgattattaatgttaaggagcagaaaaacacgccgtaaataggagaaatgtacgtagccgtaacaggttaacactatgttttgacggacaagtgggcggaaccatacagcgagcacgtggtacgtgggtaggctctatataagtaaaacgacgccattgtaggctgtttgcggcaatgcgtgaatgagtcgtacagcgaatgtgttaattgcgataaatattttaactggattaattttttaaaaaattaatcaccccccgtaacatgataaatttgacagccccacatttaacaaaacaaaataaatgcattcatttgggatgaaatgcataactgatgcaacaacaatctaacgatatactggcaagcggggtggccagtggggtggccaagcaatttataggggtggccgtggccacccctggccaccccctgggggcgccactgtTCGATAGTCAGCATGTTAATGGCTTGAATGTTGGGGCCTGCTGATATTAAATTAATAGATTGTAATACGGGAATTTGTGGCCTTTAGTTTCCCGAGGAACTGCAGCGGCTTACAGCAAACCTACGAACTGTAGACCTGTCTGACAACAAGTTGGAGTCACTTCCTCCCTCCATTGGAAACTATGCACAGCTCCGGAGTTTGACCCTCAACTCTAACAGACTGGGTGAGTCTAAACTTGAAATAAATGGTCATTTGTGCTGTGTTGAAGCATGGAACTCTCATTATCCACATGGCACTCACACAATCTTGGGTCCTCAGGTGGCCTTCCTACTGAAATCGGGAAGCTCAAGAAATTGGAGACACTGAGTCTAAGCGGCAACCGGATCCAGCAGCTACCATCCACCCTGGACCAGCTCAAGGCCCTTCGGACCCTCATCCTTGCCGGGAACCGCATCTCGGAGTTCCCCACCGGACTAGGAGCGCTGAGACACCTGGACCTGCTGGACTTGTCCCGAAACAAGATTCAGAGTATTCCACCAGAGGTGTCAGAGCTTCAGGTTATTGAGATCAACCTCAACCAGAACCAGGTAACAACGTGACATTtccaaaaataaacaacaactgGGTACAAAACAATTGAACAGGTCAACAAAGAAAGCTAAAGCACATACCAAGCCACCATTTTGGCCTTAATTGAaacacaggcatgaaaatctctcaactttcggcgaaattcgccattttgaagtcaaaaagggtgacctacgtgaattgtgcagATCTGAGGAGAAAATTTTTCAGGGGGTGGTCGTAAGTTCATCTAACtcgctaacgacatgtt from Corythoichthys intestinalis isolate RoL2023-P3 chromosome 15, ASM3026506v1, whole genome shotgun sequence includes these protein-coding regions:
- the jmjd7 gene encoding bifunctional peptidase and (3S)-lysyl hydroxylase JMJD7 isoform X1, whose product is MDAVKERLAQFSLEAHDLYLSQSVPYIDGPPDPLHFYRDWIAPNKPCIVRNGFNHWPALSRWTPAYLREKVGSKVISVAVTPNGYADAVRDGRFVTPEERRMSFSSVLDIIQGKLCVHQVKRHGVLYVQKQCSNLLEELPELTDDVDAHVVWMSVALGKKPDAVNFWLGEANAITSLHKDPYENVYCVVSGQKDFILLPPTDRPFIPYGLYQPAVYRQKEDGDFEVVDQKNSQKVPWIPLDPLDPDFENYPMYRQARPLHCSVKAGEMLYLPSLWFHHVRQSHGCIAVNFWYDMDFDIKYNYFTLLDDLTTLQHGTEN
- the jmjd7 gene encoding bifunctional peptidase and (3S)-lysyl hydroxylase JMJD7 isoform X2, translated to MDAVKERLAQFSLEAHDLYLSQSVPYIDGPPDPLHFYRDWIAPNKPCIVRNGFNHWPALSRWTPAYLREKVGSKVISVAVTPNGYADAVRDGRFVTPEERRMSFSSVLDIIQGKVKRHGVLYVQKQCSNLLEELPELTDDVDAHVVWMSVALGKKPDAVNFWLGEANAITSLHKDPYENVYCVVSGQKDFILLPPTDRPFIPYGLYQPAVYRQKEDGDFEVVDQKNSQKVPWIPLDPLDPDFENYPMYRQARPLHCSVKAGEMLYLPSLWFHHVRQSHGCIAVNFWYDMDFDIKYNYFTLLDDLTTLQHGTEN
- the lrrc57 gene encoding leucine-rich repeat-containing protein 57 produces the protein MGNSALKSHLETAQKTGVFQLTGKGLPEFPEELQRLTANLRTVDLSDNKLESLPPSIGNYAQLRSLTLNSNRLGGLPTEIGKLKKLETLSLSGNRIQQLPSTLDQLKALRTLILAGNRISEFPTGLGALRHLDLLDLSRNKIQSIPPEVSELQVIEINLNQNQISLVSADVSRCPRLKVLRLEENCLELAAIPLAILKESQVSLFSVEGNLFEVKSMRDLDGYDKYMERFTATKKKFS